AACCCGGGTCTTCCATGATGTTGAAGACTGTTTTTCTACATAATTTGCAGTAAtcttttaacatttttttatgtaaGATGTCATTTTACCCCCCTTGTTCCTTGAAGGAGAAAAAggatctctttttcttttttggtcttTGTTAATCTTGTTTTGGTCGTTGTGTGGGGGTGAGTTAGAAATTTAAGAGGGGAAGCATTTACCATTTTCCATTCTGGATCGATGTTCATTGCAATATTGATAAATTCTTTATCCAAGAAAGGTACACGAGCTTCAACACCCCAAGCTGAAGTAGATTTATTGGCCCTCAAGCAATCATAAAGATGAAGTGCTTTAATCTGGATTAACATCAAAGCATCCATCAGAGCTAGAAATAGTTCAAAGATAATTCTAGTAAAAATGCAGTTACTTCCAATAACCCCTGAATGATTGAAAAAATGATAATGTTCACCTTTCTACAAGTTTCTTGGTGAAACTCCTCTTTGTTGGGTGCCTTGTGGAAATATAAATAACCACCAAAAATTTCATCAGAACCTTCACCAGATAAAACCATTTTCACACCCAAAGACTTTATCTTCCGAGACATGAGAAACATTGGTGTACTGGCTCTGATGGTGGTCACGTCATATGTTTCAACATGATATATGACTTCCTCTAAGGCATCAATCCCTTCCTGATATAGCAATGCAAACAAGTATATAGTCAATTTGACTTAAATAGGTTATACTCCTGAGAAGGAAAATCAGCTTGGTATGTCTTTAGGAAAAGATACCTGCACTGTAAAGTGAAACTCATGGTGACGAGTTCTAAGGTAGTCTGCCACCTCTCTGGCAGCTTTCAGATCAGGAGAATCCTAAAGTCAAAGAAAAGACAACCTAAATTACAATGACACAACAAAATATAAgcaaaagaaatgaaacaataCACTACAAAGATGGATAAAACACTCATCTCAGAACTCCATTAATCACACCAAATGGCTTCCTAAAAACTCTATGAATCTTATGTGTGATTGTGGACAACAACAGACCTACTAAATAAGGTACATTAAACAGTATTAAGTACACGAAAATCTGCCAAATTTGGCCTCATGAGAGGTGTTGAAAGAGTTTGGCACAGGTAATCAAAGTGCAGCAATTAGAAATTTCGAAAGATGTAGATTTAGTTCAGAGAAATGACAGCGATCAGTTCTGATCATCTTCTAAAGCTATTGACACTTGGAAGATTCCAGAATCTCCCATATACAAGATAGTAGCACCTTTTCAGGACCGATGATGAAAGAAATAAGCAAGTTAATAGTACCCACCCTTGCAACTGGAGTTAAATTTCCTTTCTCCAAAAGTAAGCAAAACATGAAAAAAGAGAGATATAACTGCAACAAGAGAAATAAACTAAAACAAGAGAATGAAAGCCAGGATAGACTAAAGTCATATCAGAATTAACCACGATATCAAAAGGAAATCGACAATTCCTAATGGTAAGATTCATTTCCCGAGAAGGCATTTGGTATCTTATATGGAAAACTTCCATTTTTGCTATTACTTTGCAAATCCTATGTATGGAACATGTGAAAGGGACAGCGATGATGGTCCAGAACCTCTATATGATAATACAGTTATCAATTTCCAAACAGAGCATGTCCACTAAGGAAGCATCATCACCTTCAAGCCTACACAAAACGTATGCAACTGTGTTCCCCATTGTCGACCGGCTTCTGTATCAGCCAAATAACGGTTAGCCACTGCAGCAACAAGTGAAGAATCCAGTCCGCCTGAGAGAAGCACACCAAATGGTACATCCGTCATGAGTCTCTTAACTACAGCCTGTATAAAGTAAATGTAAAGAATAAGATTAACATTTAATGTGGGCATCATCCACCTGTATCTGCATTCTGAAGTTTATATCTCAACAGTGGGATTTCTTTTTCAGTATCTTGGGCCTAAGTGGGTGTATGCCAAGAATTACTCTTCAGTTCTTTCAAGGTTGGCGCAGGGTATTCACAAAGCTTCATACCCTCTATGAAACAGTTCCAGCAGCCTTTTAGTGGAATTTGGCTGGAAAGAAACAAGAAATATTTTGGGAACAAAAAGGAATCCTCACCAAAAATCAAAGGCAGTTATATTATATATCTTATCTTAGATTTTGGTGCGACATGGCCATAGTAGCTGTAAATGATAGCTAAGCTGATTTTTTTAGCACATTACTCAGCTTGTAATGGCATTCTTTGTTTTTATTGTAACTGCTCCTAGCATTCTCTTTTTGCTGTTTACTAATGAAAGTTACAAATTACGATTAAAAAGAATAGCATTTAATGCACTAAACAGATAGTAGAGAGTGGATACAAAAATCAGTAGTAATCAGGAAAAGCTATTGACACATTTCACACAAAATTGTACAATTTGCATGTGAAGGTCAAAAAGAAATGATAATGATTGAGACCAAATATCGTGCACACTCTACAGTTCACATCCATCAACAAGTTGCTTTAacatttttatgattttctttgGACAAACACAGGCTTTATTTAGTAGGGGAAAGTATTACAAACAAGAGGACAATCAAAATGACTGCTACATCAAGGATATCTGCTCTCCAATCAGTCAAGGGGATATATGTCCGGGGGGGATATATGTACTGAAAGAGTCCCAAGGACTTTGACAAAGTTCAAAATAGAACAAAGTGAAAGGTGCTAACCTTTTATGACATTTAAAGggctatgtcaaaaacatgccaggAAAGCACATAATGATTGCACCACAATTTTTTATGCAACATAGAAACAAGCAACATCCAGAATAAACTGACCTTCTCAAAAGCCTTCCGTAAGACAAGGGGATCATATGGAGTAGAAGGAATGGTTTCCGAAAACCATGGTGGGTTGTACCATCTTCTAAGTCCTCCTGcacatttaatttatttagagaTAGCATGAATAGTTCTTGAAAGAAAACACTTGAAAGGATGACTTTTTGATaacaattatgattttaaatatttccTTCACACCAAAGACCAAGGTTCGCTTTTTATCCATCCAAAAATCAAAATGGTGAGTGCCCCCATCCTATACTCCAAGGATTTAAGCTAATATAAATAATACTCCaatcatttcattatatatGACTTCTTTTCATTTTACATGACGGTGTGGATTGGACATAGATTTTAAGATGCTAATATGACCAGTGTATTAAATCAGTACTGGTAGAGAAAATATTAATGTAATGGTTGCAATACATCAACCAATAGTGTATAGAATAATATTAGTAACAGAATATTCTCAAACTTCTACACtgtccaaaataaaaataaaaagtcatagAAATACTACTTTATTTGGTATTGTATCTACGGACTCCTCTAATTTAAGAACTCAATAGCTCCTTTTGATTGAGGTTTCATTACATTGACCATCCTTTCTCTGGAGAAAATAGAATCTTATGTTGAGGTAAATATTGGAAACACATCAAAAAAGAGGGTTTGTAATGCTGTATTGcacttacaatttcattttaaCCCATAGAGGGGTTTCGAAAGTAAAATATAATCTTCTTAGCTAACGTTACTAAAAGTACATTCTAGCATCCCACCATCCCAAAAGACTCCTCAAGATTGAAGCTGCATTGATTATCCTAAAAgcaattttgttaattttttttatagttgtGGTATCCAGGCTAGCTTGCGTTTACCTGGACTAATTTTCACAGGGTACATGGTACCTCCTACCAACATGGGTACTAGGTACTCTTTACACCATGGCTTGGATAGATGGGAAGAAATCATCTAGAAGCAATTTTGTGCAACAATAACAAGAGATAAATAATTACACCATCATTAAGAGTTTTAAGACTGTTTTCAACAGGacccaaaaatatgaaataaataggAAAAGTATGTTGACCATACAGGAAACATGATCAGCTATCAAGATGAATGAAATCCAGGCTCAGAGATGAGCATACCATTTTTGCTTGAATAAATATGACCAGGAAGGAAGCTAACAAATCGTTCACAATCATCACTTAAGGCTTTCATCTCCGAGGAAAACCATATGGACCCTGCACAAAAGTAATAGTTATTTCAAGTCACTGCTTGAATATGCATATGCAAAGTTGTTTAAAATTTGAACTCGTGCAGTCTATATACATGATCCAATGGAAGCTTTTGTTATTTTCTCTATATGCAGAAAGGGCTGAAAGcaaattgtggaaaaataaaattacggGCATGGGCAATAATGTGAATGTACATCAACAGTTGTTTAGCCTTACTACTCAAAACAACTCGAATTGAAACAAACATGTCTGTCAACATCAATGTGTAAGGTTCCAAGTAAAAGAGCTACATTCTACCTAATGTTTCTCCTTTTCCTTTGAAGTGAAATACGTAACACTAAAAACACACTTTATTTTCTACTTAAGGCATTAAGAAGTGGCTCAGAATCAGTTAGGCTTTTGTAATCCATATAAATACAAATTGTAGTCCAATGCATACATGGACTGAGCACACTAAAAAGATGGACTAATCTTGGAAGGACGAACACGGTAATACCGTAAAGAGAACGAAGAGCTAAATCTATTAGAAAAATGAACTGACATGTGCATCTGATATTCATTACCATTTTCACTACCAAAGGGACACATAAACTCATCTACTAACACCAATAACTAAAAAATTGTCACAATATCAAATGATCCACACTAAAAAAACATCTTCATTACAACTACACAGCAAGATCTTCTGTTTCTTCATAAACATAGTAGGATCTTCACCATTaccattttcaagaaaaaaaaacataacagGATCTTCCTACAGTTAAGAAAGATTTTAAAGAGCTAAGAACTTTGAAATGCCCAAGCAAATAGTTGAACTTGGATTTAGTTAAACAACAGATACAGATCGAATGCACtttgttagaataggaataggaacagtgtatacaatcctacttagaataggaataggaatagtatATAGAATCCTACTTGAAAAAGGATTATAATGTAGTGTCCTAGTTGGAAAAGGAGTCTAATgcagtgtctataaatagggtctcaatgtaataatgtagatacacaattcaataatatttttcttccatatttctcacatggtatcagagcttctACGATCTTGTcgaaaatcaagaaagagcttCCACTGCTAGCACACGGCTCTGACAATATGTGCCGCCCGTCTGGCCAATGAGTATGTTAGCAAAAGTGGGGGCAATACCATATGCATGAAAAACATTCATGCTAAGGAATGATTTGAGAAGCATCCGAGACAAAGTGAGGTTGTAAAGATCGGGGAAGGTGACTTTTATTGCATCTTCCTCTGATCTCTTTTCTATTATTAGAATTCACTGGATTTGTTTGGACAAATGAAGTTTTTCTTCTGATCTTTCTTGAATATCAGAGCTAACTTGATTGGGTTACATGCATTACAAGACATGGTCAATTACTATCTAATCCTTTTGGGATTTGAGCCTCTATCCATAGGCTCACTCTTCCTTTTCCATTCAAATTATTAACTATTCTTAAGCATTGTATAGTTTGTTCAATTGTTTGAATTTCACCTTCGCTCTTTGCCAAGTTTTTGTTTATCGACCTTTTGTGGACCAAAACGAGGTTATATGCTTTTTAAGCCGTTTTGGACCAGTTTAAATTTGACCAAGCCCGCTCTAGCCTTGGAGTTAAATTTAGCAAAAATTTATCTGTTAGCGGGTGTCATCTGATTCTTCCCTTGGTTCCTTCTCAAGCAAAGACCGCAAACAACTTCACCTTACTTTATTTGAAACAACAATGAATTTCTATAATCAAGCCTTACTTGTGTTCGcctgaagatgaagatgattgGAATTTGGGGCTAATATTCCCATCTTCGGCAACAGTCATAATAGAAGTATTCATCTTCTAGTAAAACTTCGCTCGTCACCTTCCTTCAGTCCTTTACAATGATCTTATCCCTCGACATATATCCTTAGCCGAGATCAATTTCAAGGAACCCTCCACAAATATTACAAGAAACAAATGCAGGCAACATGGATGTCCAAGAAAGCCTTACTGTACTCACCACTCTAATCCTTTTCTTCCTCCTCAGCTTTAGACAACCCGTTCTGAATGCCCAACAATCAATTAGTCGGTAACCCTGAAGACAAAGATGAATGGAATTTGGGGCTAACCTTCCCATCTTCGGCAAAAAACATAACAAAACTATTCATCTTCTAGCAAAACTTAGCTCGTCACCTTCCTTTGGTCCTTCACAATGATCGTATCCCTCGACATATATCCTTAGCcaagatcaagttcaagaatCCTCCACAAATATCACAATTCAAGAAAAAAGTTCAGGCAACATGGATAGCCAAGAAAGCCTACTGTACTCACCACTCTAATCCTTTTCTTACTCCTTAGCTTTAGACAACCCGTCTTGAATGCCCAACAATCAATTAGTAGGCAGCCCTTTTTCATCTATAGCAATGTCTTTTAAAGAATACAATTTGTTTCCAACTCTATGACAGTTGGAAAAGGAATAAGTTGTCTCCCAAGCTCACAAACTTCGGCCAAAAACAAAAAACTTCTTAGCCTATAGTTTCCAAATTGACTATCACACCTATTGATCCCCTTTATTGAACGAACTGACATATCTTCACAAATTTTTCTCTTATATGTTTCTCCAAACTAAAAATGTTCCTAAAACAGATTTATGTACTAACATTTTCCATCAAGTGATTAAGTCAGCAACACTGCTGTCTTCTTATAAGACTTCAAAACAAACAACAATATCTAGCTAGCCATTTCTCTTATAACTGAAGGTCAGAGTTCCTTAGTCGTACCTCACTTCATTGTATAACCAGGCTTAAGTTAATGTTACTTCAAATGTTGTATGTATTGTTCGCTGGAGTACTAGGCTCGCTGAAGATTGGGTTAAACTAGAAAATATAGATGTTCTTGTTACAGTGTTGATCACCAAGAACTACATATATGATAGGGTCCTATTATACATCATTTGTTTGTGAGACAGTATATATCAGAATTATAGTAGTTAAAATCACAAGTAAACAACAAAGGGACTTCACATAAATAACAGACGATTTATCGAAAGGGTAATAtgccaaaaaataattatacaaaaaGCTACATACCATCAAGACCCCACCCCATATAAAGGGGTGTAATGCCAATGGCATCCCGAGCAGCGATGAAACTTTTATCCCGGGTGTCAAGAAGAACAAAAGAGAACATCCCATCCAACATGTCAATGAAGTTTTCTCCATGTTCTTCATACTGCCAGAGGTATATCCCACAGTACATATACAATAAGAAGAAATTATGACTGGAAACCTCATTTTCTTACTAGATTTCATGTATTCTCTATTGATAAGAACTTCGAGTCTTGGTGTTTTGAAATCATTCTACCAGCAGAAACTGAGAAACATGTATATTCCTCTAAATATATTAAAGTACTTACAAGATGGGCAATAACTTCACAATCACTTTCAGTTCGAAACTGATGGGACTTCAGTTTTGACCGTAATTCCTTATGGTTATAGATCTCTCCATTAACCTAAAAACAAAAGGAGCAGATATCAAACTCATGGAAGAAAGATTTATCAAAATCAAGCTATGGGACAAGGTCACAGTAGCCCAGCAAAGAAGGCTCCTGAAAAGTGTGAATAATAGTTTTTAGCT
This Solanum dulcamara chromosome 1, daSolDulc1.2, whole genome shotgun sequence DNA region includes the following protein-coding sequences:
- the LOC129902728 gene encoding asparagine synthetase [glutamine-hydrolyzing] 2 translates to MCGILAIFGCTDNSQAKRSRIIELSRRLRHRGPDWSGLHSHEDCYLAHQRLAIVDPTSGDQPLYNEDKTIVVAVNGEIYNHKELRSKLKSHQFRTESDCEVIAHLYEEHGENFIDMLDGMFSFVLLDTRDKSFIAARDAIGITPLYMGWGLDGSIWFSSEMKALSDDCERFVSFLPGHIYSSKNGGLRRWYNPPWFSETIPSTPYDPLVLRKAFEKAVVKRLMTDVPFGVLLSGGLDSSLVAAVANRYLADTEAGRQWGTQLHTFCVGLKDSPDLKAAREVADYLRTRHHEFHFTVQEGIDALEEVIYHVETYDVTTIRASTPMFLMSRKIKSLGVKMVLSGEGSDEIFGGYLYFHKAPNKEEFHQETCRKIKALHLYDCLRANKSTSAWGVEARVPFLDKEFINIAMNIDPEWKMIRPDLGRIEKWVVRDAFDDDQNPYLPKHILYRQKEQFSDGVGYSWIDGLKDHANSLVSDSMLANASFVYPHNTPTTKEGYYYRTIFERYFPKAAARETVPGGPSVACSTAKAVEWDAAWSKNLDPSGRAALGVHEAAYEVKET